A genomic stretch from Mycobacterium malmoense includes:
- a CDS encoding PPE family protein yields the protein MDFGLLPPEVNSARMYTGPGAGPMLAAAAAWDDVSAELHAAAANYSSVISGLTVGWRGPASATMAAAAAPYTGWINATAGQAEQTAAQARAAAAAFETAFAATVPPAAVVANRARLLALIATNFFGQNTPAIMVTQAEYIEMWAQDAAAMYGYAGSSAAASRVAPFDPPPQTTSPDGTAGQAAAAGTVAGTNTQLPQLMSAVPQLLQNLATPAASAAPAAADPPSPLSTLNSFITGPLSPASLFTIPGTPYLLGTQSYLLPQAGANLTSAAEKVSRIPGAAGGGLVESGFGPRLVSAPVSAVVGRAGLVGGLSVPQGWASAAPAIKTVVATLPETGLAAAPATLAADGPGSLFGNMALSGLAGRAMAGTGGAAARAAGMGTVGPAGEATTANIFVIPEPGE from the coding sequence ATCGATTTTGGCCTATTACCGCCGGAGGTCAACTCCGCTCGCATGTACACGGGCCCCGGAGCGGGGCCGATGCTCGCAGCGGCGGCGGCCTGGGACGATGTGTCCGCGGAGCTGCACGCCGCGGCGGCGAACTACTCCTCGGTGATCTCGGGTTTGACGGTGGGATGGCGGGGTCCTGCGTCGGCAACGATGGCGGCCGCGGCCGCACCGTACACGGGATGGATCAATGCCACCGCCGGGCAGGCCGAGCAGACGGCCGCCCAGGCCCGGGCGGCGGCCGCCGCTTTCGAGACCGCGTTTGCGGCAACCGTTCCGCCCGCGGCGGTGGTAGCGAACCGCGCGCGGCTGCTGGCGCTCATCGCGACGAATTTCTTCGGTCAAAACACTCCCGCGATCATGGTCACCCAGGCCGAGTACATCGAAATGTGGGCGCAGGACGCGGCCGCCATGTACGGCTACGCCGGCTCCTCGGCGGCCGCCTCCCGAGTAGCCCCATTCGACCCGCCGCCGCAGACCACAAGCCCGGATGGGACGGCGGGTCAAGCGGCCGCCGCCGGCACCGTTGCCGGCACGAATACGCAGCTGCCACAACTGATGTCCGCGGTGCCGCAGTTGCTGCAGAACCTCGCAACACCGGCAGCTTCGGCGGCGCCCGCGGCCGCCGATCCACCGTCGCCGCTCTCGACCCTTAACAGCTTCATCACGGGGCCGTTGTCGCCGGCGTCGTTGTTCACCATTCCCGGGACCCCCTATCTCCTTGGCACACAGAGTTACCTGCTGCCGCAAGCCGGGGCGAATCTGACCAGCGCGGCCGAGAAGGTGTCCCGAATCCCCGGCGCCGCCGGGGGCGGGCTTGTCGAGAGCGGGTTCGGTCCGCGTCTGGTGAGCGCACCCGTATCCGCGGTCGTTGGGCGCGCTGGCCTGGTCGGGGGATTGTCCGTGCCGCAAGGCTGGGCGTCTGCCGCCCCGGCGATCAAGACGGTTGTCGCGACTTTGCCCGAGACCGGCCTTGCCGCCGCTCCAGCGACGCTCGCGGCAGACGGCCCGGGAAGCCTGTTCGGAAACATGGCGCTCTCCGGTTTGGCCGGACGCGCCATGGCCGGAACCGGCGGGGCCGCCGCCCGGGCCGCGGGCATGGGGACCGTTGGTCCCGCCGGGGAGGCCACCACCGCCAACATCTTTGTGATACCCGAGCCCGGCGAATGA